The Nonlabens spongiae genome contains a region encoding:
- a CDS encoding acyloxyacyl hydrolase: MLRLFSFLLIFLPLFCYSQDQSEQNSSKSEYIGVVFGKASQKTFPFTSNGYIYSSTQIKFQYNRQLWNWGKWDAHILIEPGFYRVDHQLINFYFITPDDPNYLERRERFQMPRTFNEYALNAGLRVSRSLFERLDFYGLLSSGPMYSEQSTERLKGGFAFSNILGAGFQYEFAQNWRLDARAIIRHTSNAGLRRPNSGHNSFGGEAGIVYVIN; this comes from the coding sequence TTGCTCAGATTATTCAGCTTTTTACTAATATTTCTCCCTCTATTTTGCTACAGTCAAGATCAGTCTGAGCAGAATTCTAGCAAATCTGAATACATAGGAGTCGTTTTCGGCAAGGCGAGTCAAAAGACATTTCCCTTCACCAGCAACGGGTACATATATTCTTCCACGCAAATTAAATTTCAATACAATCGGCAATTGTGGAACTGGGGAAAATGGGATGCCCATATTTTAATTGAGCCTGGCTTTTATAGGGTAGACCATCAGTTGATCAATTTTTATTTCATCACTCCAGATGATCCAAATTACCTTGAAAGAAGAGAACGTTTTCAAATGCCACGTACTTTTAACGAGTATGCTTTGAATGCTGGCCTACGCGTATCTAGATCCCTATTTGAAAGACTAGATTTTTACGGATTACTTAGTTCAGGCCCTATGTATTCCGAACAATCCACCGAACGATTAAAAGGCGGCTTTGCCTTCTCAAATATTCTAGGAGCTGGTTTTCAATATGAATTCGCCCAAAACTGGCGCCTAGATGCTAGAGCCATTATTAGACATACCTCAAATGCTGGATTGAGAAGACCCAATTCGGGACACAACAGCTTCGGTGGGGAGGCTGGTATAGTTTATGTTATCAATTAA
- the recQ gene encoding DNA helicase RecQ yields MAHTEVALEESLKKFFGFDQFRGLQKSVIKSLLNKEDVFVIMPTGGGKSLCYQLPALMQPGTAIVVSPLIALMKNQVDAIRGVSDNDGVAHVLNSSLTKTEITQVKSDIENGVTKLLYVAPESLTKDEYVEFLKEQDISFLAVDEAHCISEWGHDFRPEYRNLRKIIDRIGKDIPIIGLTATATPKVQEDIMKNLQIPNATSYKASFNRPNLFYEVRPKTAQVDSDITRFIKQNEGKSGIVYCLSRKRVEELAQVLQVNGIKAVPYHAGLDSKTRAKHQDMFLMEDVDVVVATIAFGMGIDKPDVRFVIHHDIPKSIESYYQETGRAGRDGGEGHCLAYYSYKDIEKLEKFMSGKPIAEQEIGHALLQEMVGYAESSMSRRQYILHYFGEEFDPATGEGGDMDDNMRNPKPQKEAGDDVKKLIKLVDDAGERYKSKDIVNILMGKSNAMISSHKLDQHDYFGSGKDKEKEYWTALVRQVIVARFLKKDIETYGVLKVLEGGREFVKIGKSFMMTEDHSYHEGDSAGVAASKGGAVDAQLVKYLKDLRKKVASKKQVPPYVVFQDPSLDDMATKYPITMEEMVNIHGVGEGKARKYGKDFVDLIAKYVEDNDITRPDDLVIKSTGSKSGNKLYFITSIDRKLSFEDMASAKGLEMDQLIDELESIVYSGTKLNIGYQVDEMLDDDQQEELHEYFLESETDKISEAFDEFDGDYEEEELRLYRLKFISEVGN; encoded by the coding sequence ATGGCACATACTGAAGTTGCGCTAGAAGAATCTCTAAAGAAATTTTTTGGTTTTGACCAGTTTAGAGGACTACAAAAGAGCGTCATAAAATCCCTCCTCAATAAAGAAGATGTTTTTGTAATCATGCCTACCGGTGGTGGTAAGTCACTTTGCTACCAGTTGCCTGCATTGATGCAACCTGGTACCGCGATCGTGGTATCCCCACTTATCGCCCTGATGAAAAATCAGGTAGATGCTATAAGAGGTGTCTCAGATAACGATGGTGTGGCGCATGTTTTAAACAGCTCGCTTACCAAAACTGAGATTACTCAAGTCAAAAGCGATATAGAAAACGGCGTTACCAAACTGCTTTATGTAGCACCAGAATCGCTTACTAAGGATGAATATGTCGAGTTCTTAAAAGAGCAGGACATCTCTTTTCTTGCTGTAGACGAGGCACACTGTATAAGCGAGTGGGGGCATGACTTCAGGCCAGAATACCGCAATTTGCGTAAGATCATAGATCGCATAGGAAAAGATATACCTATTATAGGGCTCACGGCGACTGCTACACCTAAGGTGCAGGAGGACATCATGAAAAACCTGCAGATTCCTAACGCTACAAGTTATAAAGCGTCCTTTAATAGACCTAATCTTTTTTATGAGGTGCGACCCAAAACGGCTCAAGTAGATTCAGACATTACGCGTTTTATCAAACAAAATGAAGGTAAGTCTGGGATTGTTTACTGTCTATCACGCAAGCGTGTAGAAGAACTAGCCCAAGTTTTACAAGTAAATGGGATCAAAGCGGTTCCTTATCATGCTGGATTGGACTCTAAAACCCGTGCTAAGCATCAAGACATGTTTCTCATGGAAGATGTAGATGTCGTAGTGGCTACGATCGCCTTCGGTATGGGAATCGATAAGCCTGATGTGCGCTTTGTGATCCACCATGATATACCTAAAAGTATTGAATCCTATTATCAAGAAACCGGTCGAGCCGGTCGTGATGGTGGTGAAGGTCACTGTCTAGCTTATTACTCTTACAAGGACATCGAGAAATTAGAAAAGTTCATGAGCGGTAAGCCTATCGCGGAGCAGGAAATAGGACACGCATTGCTACAGGAAATGGTGGGTTATGCCGAGAGCAGCATGAGCCGTCGCCAGTATATTCTTCATTATTTTGGAGAAGAATTTGATCCAGCTACCGGTGAAGGTGGTGATATGGATGATAATATGCGCAATCCAAAGCCTCAAAAAGAAGCCGGTGATGATGTCAAGAAGTTGATCAAACTGGTAGATGATGCGGGTGAGCGCTATAAATCAAAAGACATTGTCAATATTCTTATGGGTAAGAGCAATGCGATGATTTCCAGTCACAAACTGGATCAACACGATTATTTTGGTAGCGGAAAGGATAAGGAAAAAGAGTACTGGACTGCGCTTGTGAGACAAGTCATCGTTGCTCGTTTTCTTAAAAAGGATATCGAAACTTACGGTGTTTTAAAGGTCTTGGAAGGTGGTCGTGAATTTGTCAAGATAGGCAAAAGTTTCATGATGACTGAGGATCATAGCTATCATGAAGGCGACAGTGCTGGTGTGGCGGCGAGCAAAGGAGGAGCCGTGGACGCACAACTGGTTAAATATTTGAAAGATCTGCGTAAAAAAGTCGCGTCCAAAAAACAGGTGCCACCTTATGTGGTTTTTCAAGATCCATCGCTAGACGATATGGCAACCAAATATCCCATTACGATGGAAGAAATGGTGAATATTCATGGAGTAGGTGAAGGAAAAGCCCGTAAATATGGAAAAGATTTCGTAGACCTAATTGCCAAGTATGTTGAGGACAACGATATTACACGTCCCGATGATTTGGTTATAAAGAGTACAGGTTCCAAGAGTGGTAATAAATTGTATTTTATTACCAGTATAGATCGCAAGTTGAGTTTTGAGGACATGGCAAGTGCCAAAGGTCTTGAAATGGATCAGCTTATAGACGAGTTGGAAAGCATTGTTTATAGTGGTACTAAACTCAACATAGGTTATCAAGTAGATGAAATGCTCGATGATGACCAGCAAGAAGAACTTCACGAATACTTCCTTGAATCTGAAACCGATAAAATTAGTGAGGCATTTGATGAGTTTGATGGTGATTATGAGGAGGAGGAGCTCCGTTTGTATCGATTGAAGTTTATTAGTGAGGTGGGGAATTGA
- a CDS encoding tetratricopeptide repeat protein yields the protein MKKISLLLVLLILASCKNDSGKDAATSIKDNNAIVNFSDFEDHLDHDISQRIGEINTEIDSLKKVLDDRPNNILDLAKVASLLDERFDLKANVEDLNESVRFRESVTKKTAIKPEGAQRMLAQSYIKQHRFKDADSVMKSFTQEYASRESKYVLFDVAMELGRYDEAEKLLDELKNDSDYNYLIRSAKWNDYIGRLDNTIIAMEKALKLAESSGNTGWKLWSYSNIADYYGHDGQVEKSYDHYLKTLEIDPGNTYALKGISWVAFSKDGQAEQALQIINKLQERHPSPDYLLSKAELMEFMGKEKDTDALKSEFITRVNRPEYGEMYNAYLIEELASGSDEEKSKSLEIARKEIENRATPETYDLLGLALLENGQNEEALENHKSYVIGKTFEPVAQMHTAMIYRANGMDDEAEELKKELLEAEYELGPVVIKEVKKI from the coding sequence ATGAAAAAAATATCTCTATTACTTGTTCTTTTAATCCTTGCCAGCTGCAAAAATGATTCTGGTAAAGATGCTGCAACTAGCATAAAAGATAACAACGCCATCGTAAACTTTAGTGATTTTGAAGATCATCTTGATCATGATATATCTCAGAGAATCGGCGAGATCAATACTGAAATTGATAGTCTGAAAAAAGTTCTTGATGACCGACCTAACAATATTCTAGACTTAGCAAAGGTTGCTTCGCTACTAGATGAACGATTTGACCTCAAGGCAAATGTGGAGGATTTGAATGAGTCAGTACGCTTTCGCGAAAGCGTAACAAAAAAAACAGCCATCAAACCAGAAGGTGCGCAACGCATGCTCGCACAATCTTATATCAAGCAGCACCGTTTCAAAGACGCTGATAGTGTGATGAAATCCTTCACGCAAGAATATGCGAGTAGGGAGAGCAAATATGTGCTTTTTGACGTGGCGATGGAGTTGGGCCGTTATGATGAAGCAGAAAAATTACTGGACGAGCTAAAAAACGATTCAGATTATAATTATCTTATCCGGTCCGCGAAGTGGAATGATTATATAGGTAGACTAGACAACACCATCATAGCGATGGAAAAAGCTCTGAAACTTGCTGAATCTAGCGGGAATACCGGATGGAAGTTGTGGAGTTACAGTAACATCGCAGATTATTATGGCCACGACGGTCAGGTAGAAAAAAGTTATGACCATTATCTAAAGACTCTTGAGATAGATCCAGGAAATACTTATGCACTTAAAGGAATTAGTTGGGTAGCTTTTTCAAAAGATGGTCAGGCAGAACAAGCACTGCAAATCATTAATAAACTACAAGAAAGACATCCATCACCAGACTATCTGCTATCAAAAGCAGAACTGATGGAATTTATGGGAAAGGAAAAAGACACTGATGCTTTAAAGAGTGAGTTTATAACCCGCGTGAACCGTCCAGAATATGGCGAGATGTACAATGCCTATTTAATTGAAGAATTAGCTTCAGGATCTGATGAGGAAAAAAGTAAATCCCTCGAAATTGCTCGTAAGGAAATTGAGAATAGAGCGACTCCTGAGACCTACGATCTTTTGGGTTTAGCTTTATTAGAAAATGGGCAAAATGAAGAGGCTTTGGAAAACCATAAATCCTACGTGATCGGTAAAACTTTTGAACCTGTTGCTCAAATGCATACTGCGATGATTTATAGGGCAAACGGTATGGATGACGAAGCCGAAGAGCTTAAAAAAGAGCTTCTTGAAGCTGAGTATGAGCTAGGTCCAGTGGTGATTAAAGAAGTAAAGAAAATTTAA
- a CDS encoding KpsF/GutQ family sugar-phosphate isomerase has protein sequence MQDEQQILSVARRTVEIEQKAIKGLLDSLDSAFAKAVQHVHLSKGRVIITGIGKSAIIAQKIVATLNSTGTPAVFMHAADAIHGDLGNIQRDDVVICISKSGTTPEIKVLVPLIKNFENKLIAITSNKDSFLGQEADFILYAPIEEEACPNGLAPTTSTTAQLVIGDAFAICLLELKGFTDQDFARYHPGGALGKRLYLRVSDLTAINARPQVHKLSTLREVIINISENRLGMTVVTENEKVIGIITDGDLRRMLTTNKDIDSLTAKDIMTSGPKTIDNDAMAVEAREILEEYNITQLVALEDDKYAGVVHIHDLIREGIV, from the coding sequence TTGCAAGACGAGCAGCAAATCCTCTCCGTAGCCCGACGTACCGTAGAAATAGAACAAAAAGCCATAAAAGGTTTACTGGATAGTTTAGATTCCGCTTTCGCGAAAGCGGTACAACACGTGCACTTATCAAAAGGTAGAGTCATCATCACTGGAATAGGCAAAAGTGCCATTATCGCCCAAAAAATCGTGGCTACCCTCAATAGTACGGGAACACCTGCTGTTTTTATGCATGCCGCTGACGCTATTCACGGTGATCTGGGAAACATACAGCGAGACGATGTGGTCATTTGTATCTCAAAAAGCGGTACCACTCCAGAAATTAAAGTGCTTGTACCACTCATCAAGAATTTTGAAAATAAATTGATCGCCATTACCAGTAATAAGGACTCTTTCTTAGGGCAAGAAGCAGATTTTATTCTCTACGCGCCTATTGAAGAAGAAGCCTGTCCCAATGGTCTGGCTCCTACTACGAGCACCACCGCACAGCTTGTCATAGGTGATGCATTTGCGATTTGCCTGTTAGAATTAAAAGGTTTTACAGACCAAGATTTTGCTCGCTACCATCCTGGTGGGGCTTTAGGCAAGAGATTGTATTTGAGAGTGAGTGACCTCACTGCTATAAATGCACGACCTCAAGTTCATAAACTGTCTACGCTCAGGGAAGTAATCATCAATATTTCTGAAAACCGCCTGGGAATGACGGTAGTGACTGAAAACGAAAAAGTGATAGGAATCATAACTGACGGTGACTTAAGGCGTATGTTGACTACTAATAAAGACATTGATTCACTTACGGCTAAAGATATCATGACCTCAGGGCCCAAAACGATTGATAATGATGCCATGGCGGTTGAGGCGCGTGAGATCCTTGAGGAATACAACATCACACAGCTGGTAGCTCTAGAAGATGATAAATATGCAGGTGTGGTCCACATTCATGATTTAATAAGAGAAGGAATCGTTTAA
- a CDS encoding tRNA (cytidine(34)-2'-O)-methyltransferase, giving the protein MHIVLVEPEIHTNTGNIGRLSLASGCSLHLIKPFGFELTDARLKRAGLDYWQHIDLYIYENFEEFEKLHADKPKVFTSSKAIKNYTEIRFEEETMIIFGKESKGLDSAITDKYTEDLYNIPMRSDKIRSINLANSVAIVVYEGLRQLNIS; this is encoded by the coding sequence ATGCACATCGTACTTGTAGAACCTGAAATTCATACTAATACCGGTAACATAGGCAGGCTGTCACTGGCATCTGGTTGCAGCTTGCACTTGATCAAGCCCTTTGGGTTTGAATTGACTGATGCCAGACTTAAACGCGCTGGGTTAGATTACTGGCAGCACATCGATCTGTACATCTACGAGAATTTTGAGGAGTTTGAAAAACTACATGCGGACAAGCCTAAGGTTTTTACGAGCAGCAAAGCAATAAAGAATTATACTGAGATTAGGTTTGAAGAAGAGACCATGATCATTTTTGGTAAGGAGTCTAAAGGCTTAGATTCTGCTATCACCGATAAATACACAGAAGATCTTTATAACATCCCGATGCGCAGCGATAAAATCAGAAGTATCAATCTGGCAAACAGCGTTGCAATAGTTGTCTATGAAGGGTTAAGGCAATTAAACATCTCCTAA
- the mnmA gene encoding tRNA 2-thiouridine(34) synthase MnmA, which produces MARVVVGLSGGVDSSVSAYLLKEQGHEVIGLFMKNWHDDSVTISDECPWLEDSNDAMLVADKLGIPFQTVDLSEMYKERIVDYMFDEYERGRTPNPDVLCNREIKFDVFLDIAMDLGADYVATGHYCQKDSSMANGKEVFQLKAGADPNKDQSYFLCQVSQAQLAKTLFPIGHLQKSEVRAIAAEQDLITAGKKDSQGLCFIGKVRLPDFLQQKLQPKPGEIIEIDASISDARSSEVSVEQEEFSRDELISLSRKRTYQKTDGKVVGKHQGAHYFTRGQRKGLAVGGTPEPLFVIDTDVNENIIYTGQGKSHSGLYRHGLRVAADEIHWIREDLKLAVGESKPVMARIRYRQQLEPARLFMTEDGLFVLFDEKQSAIAPGQFVAWYEGDECLGSGVIS; this is translated from the coding sequence ATGGCAAGAGTAGTAGTAGGATTATCAGGTGGAGTGGACAGCAGTGTTTCTGCATATCTTTTAAAGGAGCAAGGACATGAGGTGATCGGGCTTTTTATGAAGAACTGGCACGACGATTCTGTAACCATTAGCGATGAATGTCCCTGGCTGGAAGATTCTAACGATGCCATGCTGGTGGCAGATAAGTTGGGAATTCCATTTCAAACGGTGGATTTAAGCGAGATGTATAAAGAGCGCATCGTTGATTATATGTTTGATGAGTATGAGCGAGGTCGTACGCCTAATCCTGATGTACTTTGTAATCGAGAGATCAAGTTTGATGTTTTTCTAGATATCGCGATGGATTTGGGAGCTGATTATGTGGCCACCGGCCATTACTGTCAAAAAGATTCTTCTATGGCAAATGGCAAGGAGGTATTTCAATTAAAGGCTGGAGCAGATCCTAATAAAGATCAGAGTTATTTTCTTTGTCAGGTTTCTCAAGCACAACTTGCCAAAACCCTTTTTCCCATAGGCCATCTGCAAAAAAGCGAAGTGCGTGCCATCGCCGCAGAACAGGATCTGATCACTGCTGGTAAGAAAGATTCGCAAGGTTTATGTTTTATCGGTAAAGTGCGTCTTCCGGATTTTCTGCAGCAAAAACTCCAACCTAAACCTGGAGAAATAATAGAGATAGACGCTTCAATTAGCGATGCCAGATCTTCAGAAGTAAGTGTGGAGCAAGAAGAATTCAGTAGGGATGAATTGATCTCGCTTTCGCGAAAGCGTACCTATCAAAAAACCGATGGAAAAGTAGTCGGCAAACATCAAGGAGCACATTACTTCACCCGTGGACAGCGTAAGGGACTCGCCGTGGGAGGAACACCAGAGCCCCTTTTTGTGATCGATACGGATGTCAATGAAAACATTATTTATACTGGTCAGGGAAAATCGCATTCTGGATTATACAGACACGGTTTACGAGTTGCAGCAGATGAAATTCACTGGATCAGGGAAGATTTGAAGCTGGCAGTAGGAGAGAGTAAGCCAGTGATGGCGCGCATACGCTACCGTCAGCAATTGGAACCGGCTAGACTTTTTATGACCGAAGATGGTCTTTTTGTGCTATTTGATGAAAAACAGAGTGCGATCGCTCCTGGTCAGTTTGTGGCATGGTACGAGGGTGATGAATGTTTGGGTTCAGGAGTTATTTCGTAA
- a CDS encoding S8 family serine peptidase — translation MRICIVLFWLLFAQLSFGQQLHAWVYFADKPNVSTSLANPSTILTQRALVRKARHNIVIDQRDVPLNQSYVNQVKNSIGITYKAQSKWFNCVHVIGSQLDVEALESLAFVDRVEFADPLLNPRVEGSWDKYAELNTQNQNYGSARNQIEMIDLDQLHNAGFKGDNVFIAVTDSGFPGIPNNAGFSHLINNGRILGGRDFVERDNSYYGDNIHGTRVLSVMAGLESFQFQGTAPDASYYLFRTEESAQETPAELAYWVAAAERADSLGVDVINVSLGYLGFDNPAENLTYQDMDGMTSFISRGANVAFEKGMVVVTSAGNSGRSTVHPYIAAPADALGSLCIGSVDASMQRSVFSSVGPTFDGRIAPDIVAQGTATALIDENGSVTTGNGTSFSAPLISGAIACLMQAFPDLTPLQIYDLVRQSASQAATPDNQIGYGVPDFGQILTTLSNENELIDNMSIYVRDGIINLSSSNEDQEFQIFALSGQLVHSGCSVKNQIDATVLKSGIYLLRLRSEGTIIKIAISI, via the coding sequence ATGAGGATATGTATTGTCTTGTTTTGGTTGCTGTTTGCTCAACTGTCTTTTGGTCAGCAATTACATGCATGGGTATACTTTGCTGATAAACCCAACGTCTCAACCTCACTGGCAAATCCATCGACTATTCTTACCCAGAGAGCGCTGGTTCGTAAGGCTAGGCATAATATTGTAATTGACCAGCGCGATGTGCCCTTGAACCAGAGCTATGTTAATCAAGTGAAAAACAGCATTGGCATTACTTACAAGGCACAATCAAAATGGTTCAATTGTGTGCATGTCATTGGCTCACAATTAGATGTGGAAGCACTCGAGTCTCTTGCATTTGTTGATCGAGTTGAATTTGCTGATCCTTTGTTGAATCCGCGTGTGGAAGGTTCTTGGGATAAATATGCTGAACTTAATACCCAAAATCAAAATTACGGCAGTGCTCGGAATCAGATCGAAATGATTGATTTAGACCAATTGCATAATGCTGGTTTTAAGGGAGATAATGTGTTCATCGCGGTAACGGATTCTGGATTTCCGGGAATTCCAAATAATGCAGGTTTCAGTCATTTAATAAATAATGGCCGCATTTTAGGCGGGCGTGATTTTGTAGAGCGCGACAATAGCTATTATGGAGATAACATTCATGGAACTAGAGTTTTAAGCGTTATGGCAGGACTGGAATCTTTTCAGTTTCAGGGAACAGCGCCAGACGCCTCCTATTATTTGTTCAGAACAGAAGAAAGCGCGCAAGAAACGCCAGCAGAATTAGCTTACTGGGTAGCCGCTGCGGAACGTGCCGACTCTTTGGGTGTAGATGTAATTAATGTTTCGTTGGGCTATTTAGGCTTTGATAATCCTGCAGAAAATTTGACCTACCAAGACATGGATGGAATGACTAGTTTTATCTCTCGAGGAGCAAACGTTGCCTTTGAAAAAGGAATGGTCGTGGTTACGAGCGCGGGAAATAGTGGTAGAAGCACGGTTCATCCTTATATCGCCGCACCTGCTGATGCGCTGGGTAGTCTATGCATAGGATCTGTAGATGCTTCTATGCAGCGATCTGTATTTTCTAGTGTGGGACCCACTTTTGACGGGAGAATAGCTCCAGATATTGTGGCGCAGGGAACTGCAACCGCCTTGATCGATGAGAATGGGTCGGTAACTACGGGTAATGGAACCTCGTTTAGCGCTCCCCTGATTAGCGGTGCGATAGCTTGCTTGATGCAGGCTTTTCCAGATTTGACGCCGCTGCAGATTTACGATTTGGTACGACAATCAGCCAGTCAGGCGGCTACGCCAGATAATCAGATTGGATATGGAGTTCCTGATTTTGGGCAGATTCTCACCACGTTGTCTAACGAAAATGAATTGATAGATAATATGTCAATTTATGTTCGTGATGGAATCATAAACCTTTCCTCGAGTAATGAAGACCAAGAATTTCAAATCTTTGCGCTAAGTGGTCAACTGGTGCATTCAGGTTGTAGTGTAAAGAACCAGATTGATGCTACTGTTCTAAAATCTGGGATTTATTTGTTGCGGTTGAGGTCTGAAGGAACAATTATTAAAATTGCTATTTCTATTTAA
- a CDS encoding fasciclin domain-containing protein, giving the protein MKNLRKLTTAVLILLTATFLTSCDDDDDNAVASENTAYDFLENNPNYSSLKAAVDAAGLRSTLEGNGDFTIFAPDNDAFEAFINNSDEFDELAQVPITTLQSLLLYHILGTEITSSAFANGYIKTAANNGSNSLDAYISADNTTINGVALDATALDIEVDNGVIHAVQGVLPMPTVADLAAYNPDFSNLVTALSRENLVEALSTADVNATPPSPFTVFAPTNDAFQALIDADANDSLNDINDVLGLSNLSDILLYHVVAGDEVRSDELSDNLTVDPITTGTFTVNITGGATITDGFATTTNIVVTDVTGTNGVVHAIDFVLRPM; this is encoded by the coding sequence ATGAAAAACCTAAGAAAACTTACAACTGCGGTGCTGATTTTACTGACCGCAACTTTTCTCACATCTTGTGATGATGACGATGACAATGCTGTAGCATCAGAAAATACAGCTTATGATTTTCTAGAAAACAATCCTAATTATAGTAGTCTGAAAGCAGCGGTTGATGCAGCGGGACTGCGATCTACATTAGAAGGAAATGGTGATTTCACCATTTTTGCACCTGATAATGATGCGTTTGAAGCCTTTATTAATAATAGTGACGAATTTGACGAGCTGGCTCAAGTGCCCATCACAACATTACAATCCTTGTTATTATATCATATTTTAGGCACTGAAATCACGAGCAGTGCTTTTGCTAACGGCTATATAAAAACGGCAGCAAATAATGGTAGCAATTCACTTGATGCATACATCAGCGCAGATAATACAACAATAAATGGAGTGGCTCTTGATGCCACTGCTCTGGATATAGAAGTCGATAACGGAGTAATTCATGCTGTCCAAGGTGTACTTCCTATGCCTACCGTAGCTGATTTAGCAGCATACAATCCCGATTTCTCTAACTTGGTAACCGCGTTGAGTCGAGAAAATCTCGTAGAGGCCTTATCCACAGCTGACGTAAATGCAACACCTCCATCGCCGTTTACCGTTTTTGCGCCGACAAACGATGCATTTCAAGCATTGATCGATGCTGATGCTAACGATAGTTTAAACGATATCAATGATGTTCTAGGTTTAAGCAACCTATCTGATATCCTATTATATCATGTGGTAGCCGGAGATGAGGTACGTTCAGATGAGTTATCAGATAATTTAACTGTAGATCCTATAACTACAGGAACTTTTACAGTAAACATCACTGGAGGCGCGACTATAACCGATGGTTTTGCAACCACAACTAACATTGTAGTAACTGATGTAACTGGTACAAACGGTGTCGTACACGCGATAGATTTTGTATTGCGTCCTATGTAA
- the tatC gene encoding twin-arginine translocase subunit TatC: MARVRKDPNNMSFLDHLEELRWCLIRAILGIVAGAILAAFFTDFIFDTIIFGPKRADFVTYEFFCKMGRFIGVESDFCDPTFQFKVQQREMSDQFSTHIWTSILVGFVIAFPWVLWQIWRFVSPGLRSSERKYSSGFIIVCSLLFFLGVVFGYYIIAPLSIHFMVTYDLSKEISVEPSLSSYIAYVRASILASGLLFELPIIIYFLTKIGLATPKGLRKNRKFALVIVLIVAAVITPPDVASQIIVAIPVLILYEISIWISAYVLKKQEKRKITANA; this comes from the coding sequence ATGGCACGAGTTAGGAAGGATCCCAACAATATGTCATTCTTGGATCATCTTGAGGAATTGAGATGGTGCTTGATCCGCGCTATTCTAGGAATTGTCGCAGGAGCAATTCTTGCAGCATTTTTTACCGATTTTATTTTTGATACTATCATCTTTGGTCCTAAGCGCGCCGACTTTGTGACCTATGAGTTTTTCTGCAAGATGGGACGATTTATAGGTGTGGAAAGTGATTTTTGTGATCCTACTTTTCAATTTAAGGTTCAGCAGCGTGAAATGTCAGATCAGTTTTCTACGCACATCTGGACTTCTATACTTGTAGGATTTGTAATCGCATTTCCTTGGGTTCTGTGGCAAATCTGGAGGTTTGTATCTCCTGGATTGCGCAGCAGTGAGCGCAAGTACAGTAGCGGCTTTATAATCGTTTGTAGTTTATTATTCTTCTTGGGAGTTGTATTTGGCTACTACATTATAGCACCGTTATCCATTCATTTTATGGTCACCTATGATTTGAGTAAAGAGATATCCGTTGAGCCCAGCCTGTCAAGTTATATAGCTTATGTACGGGCGAGTATATTAGCCAGTGGATTACTATTTGAGCTTCCCATCATTATTTATTTTCTAACCAAAATAGGTCTTGCCACGCCCAAAGGCCTGCGTAAGAACAGAAAATTTGCTCTGGTGATCGTTTTGATCGTGGCAGCGGTCATTACCCCACCAGATGTAGCCAGCCAAATCATCGTTGCTATCCCAGTACTAATTCTTTATGAGATCAGTATTTGGATCTCAGCGTACGTATTGAAAAAACAAGAAAAAAGAAAAATTACAGCAAACGCATGA
- a CDS encoding carboxymuconolactone decarboxylase family protein: MSNLVEEFNSYRARMNDAILEDNNKILKRIFNLDTNAFTEGALDKKTKELLGLVASTVLRCDDCVKYHLEASHKAGLKKEEVVEALSIATLVGGTIVIPHLRRAYEYWDAVEKSNEE, encoded by the coding sequence ATGAGTAATCTCGTAGAAGAATTCAACTCGTATCGCGCAAGAATGAACGACGCGATACTTGAGGATAACAATAAAATCCTGAAACGCATATTCAATCTCGACACAAATGCCTTTACTGAAGGCGCCCTGGACAAGAAAACCAAAGAACTCTTAGGACTGGTCGCCAGTACTGTTTTAAGATGTGACGACTGTGTCAAATACCACCTGGAGGCGAGCCACAAAGCTGGATTAAAAAAAGAGGAGGTCGTGGAAGCCCTTTCTATCGCTACGCTTGTAGGTGGAACCATCGTGATTCCTCACCTGCGCCGAGCTTATGAGTACTGGGATGCGGTGGAGAAGAGTAATGAAGAATAA